The uncultured Methanolobus sp. sequence GCCATGATGCATGGAAGACAACTGCCACAGGAGTATCATCAGGATATTCCACCTTTTCCATGATCTGCTCGATCTTCTGGGTTCCAAGGAAGACTGCCATTGTTGCGCCATGTCTTGAAAGTTCCGTGATCTGGTCCTTCTCAAGTGTCTTACCTGCAGGACGTGTAATTATAAGGGTTTCTGAAACCTCGTTCAGTGTAAGCTGGGTTTTAAGTGCTGCTGCTGTTGCAAATACTGAGGAGACACCCGGTATGATCTCAACCTCTACATCGAACTTTTTCAGTTCCTCTATCTGCTCAACGATGGAACCATAAAGTGATGGGTCGCCGCTATGTAACCTTACGACTTTCTTACCTGCCTCGAGATTATCAACAATAAGTTTGTTAGTCTCATCAAGGGTAAGGCCGTAACTGTCGATCTTTTCCCCTTTACAATAATTTACAACTTCAGGATTTACAAGGGAACCTGCGTAAATTACAAGGTTAGCCCCTTCAAGAAGCTCTTTGCCCATTACGGTTATGTATTTTGCATTTCCCGGGCCGGAACCTACAAAATATACTCTCTTATCTACCATTAGATTCACCCTGTGATTATTCCTTCTGAGCATAAATTATGCTGAAATAGTTGCCCTTTTCAGGAATCTTTTCTCTTTCTGTAATAATAACTTCCCTGTCGCTGAAAAGGCGTTCGCAGAAAGTGAACCTGTTAAAGCCTTCCTTTTCATATGACTCGATAATCTCCTGTGGCCTGCTGGCCTTGAGCCTTATCCTGTACTGGCTATCTGAACCATCACTTACCTCAAAGGATGAGTCCACCTCAGCACCAGTCTGTGCAGCGAAAGACGTAATTGAGCTGATTCCGGGAATGGTTGCGGTTTCAACATCAGGATAGAATTTCTTCATCACGCGCTTTAAGTGAGTGAAGGTTGAGAAGAAATTTGGATCGCCAATAAGGCCAAAAACAACAAGGTTATCCTTTGATTCCTCAGCAATCATATCTGCATTCTTTTTCCAGACCTCATTGAGTACCTCATAATCAGTCAGCATTGGGAAATCAAGAATCTCTGATTCTGCATAAGGCGCTACCAGATCGGCTGCCATGCGACCGGGAACGTATACTTTATACGCATTTTTCAGGCTTTCAACAGCTTTCAATGTCAGAAGCTCCGGATCACCCGGACCAAGTCCTACTCCTACAAGCATTTTTTATCACCATTAAATAAAGACAAATTTAAAAATTTATTATAAGTCAACTTCAATTTTTACCGGACTTGCCGACAACGATATAGATCGGGTTCTCCGGCTTGAACATAGTTTCACCGGTAATCGGCGCACTGCGAGACACAATTATATGCAGTGCCTCTTCGAATAAGTCAAGTTCTTTCATCTTGTTTATTACATTTACGACAGTCTCGATCCTGACAGCATTCAATACAATACTCTTTGCCTTTTTCTCAGCAAGCACTTCCAGCACCTGTGAAATATTCTTTGTGCCGCCAATGAATGCGCAATCTATCGAACCAATCTCCTGTTTTTCAAGGATCTCAGATGACTCGCCGGAAAACACTTGTGCATTGGTAATCTTAAATGCTTCGAAATTTTTCTTCGTTACACTAATGGCTTCTTCCCTTGCATCAATAGCGCATATATTGATGTCACGTACCATTTTTGAAGCTTCTATCGAAACGGCTCCTGTTCCACAACCAATATCGAAAAATCTGCAACCATCTTCCAAATCAAGTTTAGATAAAGAGACTGCAATTATTTCTGGCTTTGTAGGGCCGCCACTTACGTGCAAAAGTTCAGTCATGTTCCACCTAAATAAGATAAACTGGAGTTAAGTAGATATAAGTTGCCCTTCATAAAACAGTTGCATTATTGCGAAATAGTGTGAAAATCCTAAAATATAATTAGGGCGGTTGCAATGGAAAACAAAAAAAATGCTAGAAAGTTACTGGTACTGGGTACTGCATCAGACGTCGGCAAAAGCATAATAGTCACCGGCCTGTGCAGAATTCTCTCCAGAAAATACAGGGTTGCGCCATTTAAGGCTCAGAACATGAGCCTGAATTCGTGGATAACAAAGGATGGGAAAGAAATAGGGATTGCCCAGGCGATACAGGCCAAGGCAGCAGGTGTTGACCCTACGGCTGACATGAACCCGGTACTTCTCAAGCCCAAAGGTGACAGGACGTCACAGGTCATTGTTTTAGGTGAACCCTATGCAGACAAATCCGCCGGTAATTACTATGATTCTATTGAGGAGATGCATGGTGTACTCCGCGGGGCTCTTGAAAGGCTTGAATCGGAGTATGACCTGATTGTTATGGAAGGTGCAGGTGGTGCTGCCGAAATTAATCTTTATGACCGCGACATTGTTAACATTGGGACAGCACGCATAACCCAGGCCCCTATTATCCTCATTGGTGATATAGAGTCAGGAGGAGTCTTTGCAAGTCTTTACGGAACTAAGGCCCTTCTTCCTGAAGATGTAAGTAAGAACCTCAAAGCTTTTGTTATCAATAAATTCAGGGGAGATCCTGCAATACTCGAACCCGGCCTGAAGCAGCTTGAAGATATCACAGGAGTTCCGGTTCTCGGAGTTCTGCCTTACTCCAAACTACAGATTCCATCAGAAGACTCCATGGCAATCAGGAAAAAGAAGGGCAGAGAAGAAAAGGAAGATATTAATGATGTTGACATTGCAGTTATCCGCCTGCCAAGGATATCCAATTTCACTGACTTTGAACCACTTGAAAGAATCGCAAATGTCAGGTATGTTGATCTCGATGATGAGCTCGGAAATCCTGACTGCTTAATAATCCCAGGAACCAAGAACACTGTCAGCGACCTGCAGGACCTTCAAAAGAGCGGAATGGATAAGCAGATAAAAGATCTGAAAGACAGAGCTGCAATTTTTGGAATTTGCGGCGGCTACCAGATGCTTGGAAAAGTCATCCACGACTCAGGAGTGGAGAATGGTGTTGAGGCAGACTACGAAGGACTTGGCCTGCTTGAAACCGAAACGTCATTTGGAGAATACAAGAAGAAAACAGTTCAGGTCAAAAAGGAAATTGTTGCTGACGGGCCTATATTCAAGAACATCAGGGGCGCTGAGATACAGGGATACGAGATTCACATGGGTGCCACCAAAACACCAAGAAACGTTTTCGGAGATGATGGCAGCATCGATGAAAGCGGAACTGTTGTGGGCACATACCTGCACGGACTTTTCGAGAATGAAAACATCCGCCATGCTCTTATGATCTACCTGACTGAAAAGAAAGGTGTGGACTATCACCCCGAAACAGTGACAACCGAAGATGAAGCTTACGAGGAACTTGCACAGATCATTGAAAACTGTCTTGACATGGACAGGATATACGAACTGATTGAAGACCAGTGATAGTCTTCAGTTTTTTGATTCTATTTCTTATTATCGTTTAGCTTTTCTGTTTTTCAATACAGCATTTCCGGCAACTTTAGTAGCTGTGCTACTCAAAAACGCAATCATCCACTTGTATCGATAGTTCTAATTATGTTTAATTACACAATACATAGTCAATACCACGATTAAAGTGTGTGCACCAAAAAGAGTATATACCATATTATTCATGTTAGGACTACCTACTAATAGTAAACTAACAAAAGGTCATAATATGAATAAAAAAACACTGGATTTCATAGAACCTGATACCTCAGTAAAGGTTCTGAAAGTAACAGGCCAGAAATCCTCGAGAAAAAGGATTCTGGACATGGGACTCACTCCCGGTACAAGAGTAGATGTTATCAGACGGGCACCGTTAGGCGACCCGGTGGAATTCAAGCTTAAAGGCTACAACCTGTCCCTCAGGAAGAGGGAAGCTGAAACGGTTCTTGTAGAAATTGTCGAGTAGCCCTGGAAATATTACGACGACGGTGGCAGAATGACAGAAAAAATAACAGTGGCACTTGCCGGGAACCCGAACGTTGGAAAGACATCCATATTCAATGCTATCACCGGTTCAAAGCAGCATGTGGGTAACTGGCCCGGCGTTACGGTTGAACGCAAGATCGGAAAGAGAGTGCACAATGATGTGACGATGGAGATCGTGGACCTCCCGGGTACATACAGTCTTACGGCTTATTCGCTTGACGAAATCATTGCCCGTGACTTCATTATTGAAGAAAAACCAGATGTTGTAGTACAGGTTATCGACGCAACCAATCTTGAAAGGAACCTCTACCTCACAACTCAGTTAATGGAACTTGGTGTTAAGCTCATCATTGCGCTTAACATGACAGACCTTGCCCTTGCAAAGGGTGACAACATCAATGAAAAAAAGATGCAGGAGTTTCTGGAGGTTCCTGTCATATCCACGATAGGAAGCAAAGGAAGCGGCATTGAAGGACTTCTTAACGAAGTCACAAAAGAAATACACAAAACAAGAGTTACAGATGACGTTTTTACATATGATAACGGGATCGAAGACTCGGTAGAAAAACTCGGAAACGTACTGGAAACTGACCCTTATTTTGCACATTATCCTTCACGATGGTTTAGTCTGAAGTTGCTTGAGGGCGACGAGAATATAATGAAAAAAGCAAAGGAGAGAGATAGTTACTCAAAGATCAATAATATTTTGAGAGAGAACGATGCCGATGTTCTTGAGTCAAAGATTGCAGACCAGAGATACAAAACTATACAGACAATGCTGAAACAGGTCTGTAATATCAATACGTGCCGTCTTACCGGATCGGATATGGTTGACCGAGTAGTAACAAATAAAGTCCTGGGAATCCCGATATTCCTGTCGCTCATGTGGGCTGCCTTTGAAGTTACTTTCACTTTTGGAACACCATTCATGAATATAATCGATATATTCTTCGGATGGCTTGCAGAAACTGCAACAAACGTAATCCCTGTTCCGTGGCTGGCATCCCTTGTCGGAGAGGGAATGATCGCAGGTGTAGGATCAGTGATTATATTCCTCCCGAATATTCTCCTGCTCTTCTTCATGATTTCCCTTATGGAAGACAGCGGATACATGTCCAGAGCTGCATTCATTATGGATAAAGTCATGAGCAAGTTTGGGCTTCACGGAAAATCTTTCATCCCCCTTGTTATGGGATTCGGATGTAACGTGCCTGCTATTATGGCAACCCGTACAATCGAAGACACCAGGGATCGGCTCATCACCATCCTGGTTGCTCCTTTTGTGTCCTGCGGAGCAAGGCTCCCGGTTTATGTTCTCCTTGCCGGTGCATTCTTCGGGCATGACGCAGGAGTTGTGATCTTCGGTCTGTATGCTCTTGGAATCCTGGTCGCCGTATTAAGTGCAAAACTCATGCGCAGTACCATTCTCAAAGGCGAAGACACCCCTTTCATCATGGAACTCCCGTCATATAAGTTACCAACTCTCCGGGGAAGTCTGATCCACATGTGGGAGCGAGGAAAAATATACATCAAGAAAGCCGGTACGATCATACTGATCGGTGTGGTTGGTGTGTGGTTGCTTGCATCAATTCCGGCTCCCGGAAGCAGTGGAGCATTCGCATCCGAAGAAGTTTATGGAACAACTGAATCCGTAATCGGAGTTATTGGACAGATACTTGAGCCTCTTGTCGCACCGCTGGGATTTGACTGGAAGATTGCAGTTGCGCTAGTGTTTGGTGTTGTGGCAAAGGAGATAGTAGTCGGTTCAATGGGAGTGCTTTACGGAGTCGGTGAAGATGAAGAAAGTCTCTCAAACATTCTCGCAGCCGGAGCAATGACACCACTTGCAGCACTCGGACTCATGGTCTTTACCCTTCTGTACGTGCCATGTTTCGCCTGTATCGGTGTTATTAAAAGAGAAACAGGTTCATGGAAATGGACGTTATTCCAGCTTGCTTACGGAACCGCACTGGCATGGGGATTTGCATTTGTGATATATCAGGTAGGCACGCGCATGGGGCTGTTGGCCTGATATTACAATCTGAAACATTAGGGAGATAATAGAGATGAAAAGAAGTTATGGTAATAAAGAAAAGGTATTTGCAGCACTCACAGGAGTGCTGTATGCTTCCTTTGGACTCCTGAATATTTTACAGGGTTTTGGAATCGATACGGGTATGCCAGGATCATTGTTCATTCCAGGAGATATCCTTGGAGGATTCTGTCTTGTGATAATCGGAGCAGTATTCTTAAACGGACTACGGGAGATGCTTAAGGGCATTAATGCCGGAGTGTCTTTTGTTTACGTAGGAATACTGATGTCACTGATATTTGCGGCAGTTTACCTGCTTATCATGGGTGGAAACCTGCTGGATTCATTCATAGTTCCAGATGATTACGAAGGATGGAGCGTGATGGAATCTTTCAGACCTGGCATTTATCTGGGAATCCTTTCGCTTTTGGGAATACTTCACTGGAAGGACAGATTCTCATTCAATGAAGTACTGGTATTCAAGGAGGGAGCATAATGGTGGTTGGTTACAAGTATTTTTTAAGAAGGGTGGCGGAGATGATGAATTCAAGAGAGAATCTCACCACCCGAACCATTGCCGACAAGCTTAACCTGCGGCAGGATGAGTTCAGAGACCTCCTGAACATCATGGAGAAAAAAGGTGATATCGAGTGTTGTATTGAGAATGCGACAGGATGTGACTGTACAGGTGGCTGCAAGGGCTGTTCAAGGGTCTGCGCAGGCCCTGAACTTTCTTCTATGAGCAGAAATATGAAATCATACAAATTGACCGATAAGGGCAGAGCTTTGTGCGGAGAGCAGGCATTAAACTGATGTTTGTGTTTACTCTTCGTTTTGTTTATTGTTTTCTGACGTTGTTTTTGATACTTTATTCTTATTGAGTGCAAAGAAAAAAAACTACATGAGTAGTTAATCTTTTATAGAAAATAACATCATCAAATGTTATATGGGTTTAGAATTGTTTGGAACAGGCATAGAAGAATTCGATTCAGTACCAGTATTTTTAATCATCATAATTGTTTTTTATGGATATGTGATGAAAAGCTGCTATATGTTGGGGTATTGTGGAACTGTTTACACACCAATGCAAAAAGCAAATAATCTCAATCATTTTTTAAATCATTTTTCTTGGGCTATTTTTGCAGCAATTTTTATATTAGATTTGGCTTTAATCGTTTTTTCATCAATAGGTTTAATTGATTCTGAAA is a genomic window containing:
- a CDS encoding cobyric acid synthase, with product MENKKNARKLLVLGTASDVGKSIIVTGLCRILSRKYRVAPFKAQNMSLNSWITKDGKEIGIAQAIQAKAAGVDPTADMNPVLLKPKGDRTSQVIVLGEPYADKSAGNYYDSIEEMHGVLRGALERLESEYDLIVMEGAGGAAEINLYDRDIVNIGTARITQAPIILIGDIESGGVFASLYGTKALLPEDVSKNLKAFVINKFRGDPAILEPGLKQLEDITGVPVLGVLPYSKLQIPSEDSMAIRKKKGREEKEDINDVDIAVIRLPRISNFTDFEPLERIANVRYVDLDDELGNPDCLIIPGTKNTVSDLQDLQKSGMDKQIKDLKDRAAIFGICGGYQMLGKVIHDSGVENGVEADYEGLGLLETETSFGEYKKKTVQVKKEIVADGPIFKNIRGAEIQGYEIHMGATKTPRNVFGDDGSIDESGTVVGTYLHGLFENENIRHALMIYLTEKKGVDYHPETVTTEDEAYEELAQIIENCLDMDRIYELIEDQ
- a CDS encoding FeoC-like transcriptional regulator; the encoded protein is MVVGYKYFLRRVAEMMNSRENLTTRTIADKLNLRQDEFRDLLNIMEKKGDIECCIENATGCDCTGGCKGCSRVCAGPELSSMSRNMKSYKLTDKGRALCGEQALN
- a CDS encoding cobalt-factor II C(20)-methyltransferase, which translates into the protein MLVGVGLGPGDPELLTLKAVESLKNAYKVYVPGRMAADLVAPYAESEILDFPMLTDYEVLNEVWKKNADMIAEESKDNLVVFGLIGDPNFFSTFTHLKRVMKKFYPDVETATIPGISSITSFAAQTGAEVDSSFEVSDGSDSQYRIRLKASRPQEIIESYEKEGFNRFTFCERLFSDREVIITEREKIPEKGNYFSIIYAQKE
- the feoB gene encoding ferrous iron transport protein B codes for the protein MTEKITVALAGNPNVGKTSIFNAITGSKQHVGNWPGVTVERKIGKRVHNDVTMEIVDLPGTYSLTAYSLDEIIARDFIIEEKPDVVVQVIDATNLERNLYLTTQLMELGVKLIIALNMTDLALAKGDNINEKKMQEFLEVPVISTIGSKGSGIEGLLNEVTKEIHKTRVTDDVFTYDNGIEDSVEKLGNVLETDPYFAHYPSRWFSLKLLEGDENIMKKAKERDSYSKINNILRENDADVLESKIADQRYKTIQTMLKQVCNINTCRLTGSDMVDRVVTNKVLGIPIFLSLMWAAFEVTFTFGTPFMNIIDIFFGWLAETATNVIPVPWLASLVGEGMIAGVGSVIIFLPNILLLFFMISLMEDSGYMSRAAFIMDKVMSKFGLHGKSFIPLVMGFGCNVPAIMATRTIEDTRDRLITILVAPFVSCGARLPVYVLLAGAFFGHDAGVVIFGLYALGILVAVLSAKLMRSTILKGEDTPFIMELPSYKLPTLRGSLIHMWERGKIYIKKAGTIILIGVVGVWLLASIPAPGSSGAFASEEVYGTTESVIGVIGQILEPLVAPLGFDWKIAVALVFGVVAKEIVVGSMGVLYGVGEDEESLSNILAAGAMTPLAALGLMVFTLLYVPCFACIGVIKRETGSWKWTLFQLAYGTALAWGFAFVIYQVGTRMGLLA
- a CDS encoding ferrous iron transport protein A, which translates into the protein MNKKTLDFIEPDTSVKVLKVTGQKSSRKRILDMGLTPGTRVDVIRRAPLGDPVEFKLKGYNLSLRKREAETVLVEIVE
- the cobM gene encoding precorrin-4 C(11)-methyltransferase → MVDKRVYFVGSGPGNAKYITVMGKELLEGANLVIYAGSLVNPEVVNYCKGEKIDSYGLTLDETNKLIVDNLEAGKKVVRLHSGDPSLYGSIVEQIEELKKFDVEVEIIPGVSSVFATAAALKTQLTLNEVSETLIITRPAGKTLEKDQITELSRHGATMAVFLGTQKIEQIMEKVEYPDDTPVAVVFHASWPDQKIIKGTVADIADKVREAGIKRSAMILIGGIVEPVEYGNFGRSYLYGVAQEPLS
- the cbiT gene encoding precorrin-6Y C5,15-methyltransferase (decarboxylating) subunit CbiT, which gives rise to MTELLHVSGGPTKPEIIAVSLSKLDLEDGCRFFDIGCGTGAVSIEASKMVRDINICAIDAREEAISVTKKNFEAFKITNAQVFSGESSEILEKQEIGSIDCAFIGGTKNISQVLEVLAEKKAKSIVLNAVRIETVVNVINKMKELDLFEEALHIIVSRSAPITGETMFKPENPIYIVVGKSGKN